One segment of Stenotrophomonas sp. SAU14A_NAIMI4_8 DNA contains the following:
- the motA gene encoding flagellar motor stator protein MotA, which produces MLIIVGFLVVIISVLGGYLGAHGRLGALWQPYELVIIGGAALGAFLVGTPAKTVKQTLQAMVGVFKGPRYKQQDYIDVLSLLYELLNKARREGFMALEDHVERPAESALFANYPKVQADHHLVDFITDCLRLMIGSNIEPHELEPLLELELEKHHAEAMAPSQVLTKVADGLPGFGIVAAVLGIVITMGSIGGDIVEVGGHVAGALVGTFLGILLGYGFVGPMASAMEARAEQDSRIYESVKTALLACLRGYNPKIALEFARKTLPSNVRPAFSDFEQHLKTVK; this is translated from the coding sequence ATGCTCATCATCGTTGGATTCCTGGTCGTCATCATCAGCGTGCTCGGCGGCTACCTCGGTGCCCACGGCCGCCTGGGTGCCCTCTGGCAGCCCTACGAACTGGTCATCATCGGCGGCGCCGCCCTGGGCGCCTTCCTGGTCGGCACGCCGGCCAAGACGGTCAAGCAGACCCTGCAGGCCATGGTCGGCGTGTTCAAGGGCCCGCGCTACAAGCAGCAGGACTACATCGATGTCCTCAGCCTGCTCTATGAACTGCTGAACAAGGCCCGCCGCGAAGGCTTCATGGCGCTGGAAGACCACGTCGAACGCCCCGCCGAAAGTGCCCTGTTCGCCAACTACCCCAAGGTGCAGGCCGACCACCACCTGGTCGATTTCATCACCGACTGCCTGCGCCTGATGATCGGCAGCAACATCGAGCCGCACGAACTGGAACCGCTGCTGGAGCTGGAGCTGGAAAAGCACCACGCCGAAGCCATGGCGCCGTCGCAGGTACTGACCAAGGTGGCCGACGGCCTGCCCGGCTTCGGCATCGTGGCGGCCGTGCTGGGCATCGTCATCACCATGGGCTCGATCGGTGGCGACATCGTTGAAGTGGGCGGCCACGTGGCCGGCGCGCTGGTCGGCACCTTCCTGGGCATCCTGCTGGGCTATGGCTTCGTCGGCCCGATGGCCTCGGCCATGGAAGCCCGCGCCGAACAGGACAGCCGCATCTACGAATCGGTGAAGACCGCGCTGCTGGCCTGCCTGCGTGGCTACAACCCGAAGATCGCGCTGGAATTCGCCCGCAAGACGCTGCCGTCGAACGTGCGCCCGGCGTTCTCCGATTTCGAGCAGCACCTGAAGACGGTCAAGTAA
- a CDS encoding DUF4031 domain-containing protein has protein sequence MAVYVDDAVHAWRGQRWAHLMADTLAELHAMAAQLGIPPRAFQNKASGAHYDVNAELRAQAIALGARAISRHSDRALVKAVIANARAQYRP, from the coding sequence GTGGCGGTCTACGTCGATGACGCGGTGCATGCCTGGCGCGGACAGCGCTGGGCGCACCTGATGGCCGACACCCTGGCCGAGCTGCACGCCATGGCGGCGCAGCTCGGCATTCCACCGCGGGCCTTCCAGAACAAGGCCAGCGGCGCGCACTACGACGTCAACGCCGAACTGCGCGCGCAGGCGATCGCCCTCGGCGCCCGCGCCATTTCCCGGCACAGCGACCGCGCTCTCGTCAAAGCTGTGATCGCCAACGCCCGCGCCCAGTACCGGCCGTAG
- a CDS encoding DUF3297 family protein encodes MSDTPPDHLAINPASPFHDAQALERGVGVRFNDVERDNVEEYSVSEGWIRVQAGKARDRRGNPMTIKVKGKVEVYFLEQKPE; translated from the coding sequence ATGAGCGATACCCCTCCCGACCACCTGGCCATCAACCCGGCCAGCCCCTTCCACGATGCGCAGGCGCTGGAGCGCGGCGTGGGCGTGCGCTTCAACGATGTCGAGCGTGACAACGTCGAGGAATACTCGGTCAGCGAAGGCTGGATCCGCGTGCAGGCCGGCAAGGCGCGCGACCGCCGCGGCAACCCGATGACCATCAAGGTCAAGGGCAAGGTCGAGGTGTACTTCCTGGAACAGAAGCCGGAATAA
- a CDS encoding Na+/H+ antiporter, whose protein sequence is MHTIEVVLAMLVAVVASGYLVRVLPFSLPLPLVQIGLGAVIAGVFNRGHALEPEVFFLLFLPPLLFLDGWRIPKQGLFRDKGAILELAFGLVVFTVIGAGLLIHWMIPVMPLAVCFALAAIVSPTDPVAVGAIASKAPIPKRLMHILEGESLLNDASGLVCFRFAVAAVMTGSFSLATASLTFLWVAVAGLAVGVAVTLGVSTFQRWLWRRFGEEPGAAMLVNLLIPFAAYLLAEEIHASGILAAVAAGIAMSYVELTGRVSGSMRVQRAGVWNMLQFSFNGIMFVLLGEQLPGIVERATTTMNETGHQSAWWLLVYVVVINAMLIALRLLWVWLSLRWNLLRARRRGLQHGEAPNWRIVVATSVAGVRGAITLAGVLTLPLFLPDGSPFPARDLVIFLAAAVILFSLVGASVALPQLLKGLQLPADSGERKEEDLARKLSSKAALAGVERMRQQLVMNQNTDNVQLFNDAASRVSLLYQRHLEKDNEGPDVDPDKVKRMEQGYRQLRSAGLNAEREELFRLTRRGVISDEISRRLIRNLDLLESRQRG, encoded by the coding sequence ATGCACACCATCGAAGTCGTCCTGGCGATGCTGGTGGCCGTTGTCGCCAGCGGTTACCTGGTTCGCGTCCTGCCCTTTTCACTGCCGCTGCCGCTGGTGCAGATCGGTTTGGGCGCAGTCATCGCCGGGGTGTTCAACCGCGGCCATGCGCTGGAACCGGAAGTGTTCTTCCTGCTGTTCCTGCCGCCGCTGCTGTTCCTCGATGGCTGGCGTATTCCCAAACAAGGCCTGTTCCGCGACAAGGGCGCGATCCTGGAACTGGCCTTTGGCCTGGTGGTGTTCACCGTCATCGGCGCGGGCCTGCTGATCCACTGGATGATTCCGGTGATGCCGCTGGCGGTGTGCTTCGCGCTGGCGGCCATCGTCTCGCCCACCGATCCGGTGGCGGTGGGGGCAATCGCTTCGAAGGCGCCCATTCCCAAGCGGCTGATGCACATCCTGGAAGGCGAATCGCTGTTGAACGATGCCTCCGGTCTGGTCTGCTTCCGCTTCGCGGTGGCCGCGGTGATGACCGGATCGTTCTCGCTGGCCACCGCCTCGCTCACCTTCCTGTGGGTGGCTGTGGCGGGCCTGGCGGTGGGCGTGGCGGTCACCCTGGGCGTGTCCACCTTCCAGCGCTGGCTGTGGCGCCGCTTCGGCGAAGAGCCCGGCGCGGCCATGCTGGTGAACCTGCTGATTCCGTTCGCGGCCTATCTGCTGGCCGAAGAGATCCATGCCTCGGGCATCCTTGCGGCCGTGGCCGCCGGCATTGCGATGAGCTACGTGGAGCTGACCGGTCGCGTGTCCGGCAGCATGCGCGTGCAGCGCGCCGGGGTCTGGAACATGCTGCAGTTCAGCTTCAACGGCATCATGTTCGTGCTGCTGGGCGAGCAGTTGCCGGGCATCGTCGAGCGCGCGACCACCACCATGAACGAGACCGGCCATCAGAGCGCCTGGTGGCTGCTGGTGTACGTGGTGGTGATCAACGCGATGCTGATCGCGCTGCGCCTGCTGTGGGTGTGGCTGTCGCTGCGCTGGAACCTGCTGCGCGCGCGCCGCCGTGGCCTGCAGCATGGCGAGGCACCGAACTGGCGCATCGTGGTGGCCACCTCGGTGGCCGGCGTGCGCGGTGCCATCACCCTGGCCGGCGTGCTGACCCTGCCGCTGTTCCTGCCCGATGGCAGCCCGTTCCCCGCGCGTGACCTGGTCATCTTCCTGGCCGCAGCGGTCATCCTGTTCTCACTGGTGGGCGCCAGCGTGGCCTTGCCGCAGCTGCTGAAGGGCCTGCAGCTGCCGGCTGATTCGGGCGAGCGCAAGGAAGAGGACCTGGCCCGCAAGCTGTCTTCCAAGGCCGCACTGGCCGGGGTGGAGCGCATGCGCCAGCAGCTGGTGATGAACCAGAACACCGACAACGTGCAGCTGTTCAATGACGCTGCATCGCGGGTCAGCCTGCTGTACCAGCGGCACCTGGAAAAGGACAACGAAGGCCCCGACGTGGACCCGGACAAGGTGAAGCGGATGGAGCAGGGCTACCGCCAGCTGCGCAGCGCGGGCCTGAATGCCGAACGCGAGGAGCTGTTCCGGCTGACCCGGCGCGGGGTGATTTCCGATGAGATCTCGCGGCGCCTGATCCGCAACCTGGACCTGCTGGAATCGCGCCAGCGCGGCTGA
- the motB gene encoding flagellar motor protein MotB, whose translation MAETKPTVIVRKVKKAGHGGHHGGSWKVAYADFVTAMMAFFLVLWLMASTSKPERAAISEYFRNPSPLAGQSPTPAPGMAGPGGASTSMIKLGGATDLSRGNSNDPFQNQKQAMQQPVDQQQRDKQQLEALMKELQEAISRSQALEPFKDQLLLDLTPEGLRIQIVDKQNRPMFDLGSASLKPYTQQILHELAEYLNHVPNRISLTGHTDITAYSAARGYGNWELSADRANAARRALVDGGLEDSKITRVVGLSSSVLFDKVDPQNPINRRISIVVMTHAAEEAALAGAGPQVGLSATTVDPDVKAAQGEAASGVGSLSPGKGSDP comes from the coding sequence ATGGCCGAGACCAAGCCCACCGTCATCGTCCGCAAGGTCAAGAAGGCCGGCCACGGCGGCCACCATGGCGGCTCGTGGAAGGTGGCCTACGCGGACTTCGTGACCGCGATGATGGCCTTCTTCCTGGTGCTGTGGCTGATGGCCAGCACCAGCAAGCCCGAACGCGCGGCCATTTCCGAATACTTCCGCAACCCCAGCCCGCTGGCCGGGCAGAGCCCCACGCCGGCACCGGGCATGGCCGGCCCGGGCGGCGCCAGCACCTCGATGATCAAGCTGGGCGGTGCCACCGATCTGTCCCGCGGCAACAGCAACGACCCCTTCCAGAACCAGAAGCAGGCCATGCAGCAGCCGGTGGACCAGCAGCAGCGCGACAAGCAGCAGCTGGAAGCGCTGATGAAGGAGCTGCAGGAAGCGATCAGCCGCAGCCAGGCGCTGGAACCGTTCAAGGACCAGCTGCTGCTGGACCTGACCCCGGAAGGCCTGCGCATCCAGATCGTGGACAAGCAGAACCGGCCGATGTTCGACCTGGGCAGCGCGTCGCTGAAGCCGTACACGCAGCAGATCCTGCACGAGCTGGCCGAGTACCTGAACCACGTGCCGAACCGGATCAGCCTGACCGGCCACACCGATATCACCGCCTATTCGGCTGCGCGCGGCTACGGCAACTGGGAACTGAGCGCCGACCGCGCCAACGCCGCGCGTCGTGCGCTGGTCGATGGTGGCCTGGAAGACAGCAAGATCACCCGCGTGGTGGGCCTGTCCTCGTCGGTGCTGTTCGACAAGGTGGACCCGCAGAACCCGATCAACCGCCGCATCAGCATCGTGGTGATGACCCACGCTGCCGAAGAGGCCGCGTTGGCCGGTGCCGGCCCGCAGGTGGGGCTGTCGGCCACCACGGTCGACCCGGACGTGAAGGCCGCACAGGGTGAGGCCGCGAGCGGGGTCGGATCCCTTTCCCCCGGTAAGGGCTCTGACCCCTGA